The genomic stretch ATACGACTATAGGGATCAGAGCATAAAAGGTATGCTTTCTTAATTCTATGAAAATTGCGTTCATCGTCGCCTATGGATTTGCCTAAGGAATCACGTTAAAAAAAGCCGATCGAATTGCATTCGAGACGGCTCTTTTTCGGGAACCTCTAGATTTTTGCTACCTTACCAGTATCTAGGTTGGTGACAATTTTTAAGGTCTTTCTGAGCGCTGCCTCAGGATTGATCCTCTTTCCGTTATAGAACACCTCGAAATGAAGGTGGGAACCGGTTGCCGAACCTGTACGACCTACGGCACCTATGACCGTTCCCGGTTTAACTTTCGTTCCCTCTTCGACGGTAATTTTAGCGCAATGCGCATACATGGTTCTATAGCCGTTTCCGTGGTCAATAATGACAGAATTTCCGTATCCGCCGTTCACTCCAGCAAAACTTACTGTTCCTTCTGCGGAAGCTAAGATAGGAGCTCCTTGGGGGCCTGCGAGGTCTATCCCTGTATGATAGCCACCGCCTCCGGTATGGAATGGGTCTTTTCTTTTTCCGAATCTAGAGGTGATCCTGGAATTTAGGACTGGGGTAAGAAACACCCTTCTATACTCTACTTTCTGGCGGGACGCGTTACCCACCTTTACTGGAATGCTCAGGTTTTGCCCTACTTTGAGGACAGAACCTTTCTTCAGACCGTTTGCTTCCGTAATCTTGGCAGCCGTGGTCCTGAGAGCTTTAGCAATCCTGAATAGAGTGTCTTTCGGTTTTACCACATAGGATTTGAAGATAATCCCACTCTGGTTGATGATCTTAGAAGATATAATTGGATTGATGCTAATAAAGGAAGGAAGTTCCAGATTGGATTTATCCTTGTTATAGCTGAGAGAAGAATACTTGTCCGTATTCTCCCATTCTTCGGGAGATTGGGAGAATAGCTGTTTGATCTTACGCTCTTCCTTATCAGTAAAGAAGGAAGAATCACGATTCGCATAGTCGCTGATCGCGGTGTCGTAGTTTTTTAAAGGCTCGGCCGATAAAGCCGAAGCCACCATGGCGGATATAATGGGAAGGCAAAGAATCGTCCGTTTCACATATTTAATATCGGTCGCGTCCGGTTGCCTTCTTGAACCAGGGAATATGGGTCGTTTATTTTTTCTTTTTGTATTCCGTGAGCTCATTTGCTACGATCTTATCCAAATCCTCTATATTGATGGCCTTTTTCTCGAAATCCTCGTTTACCTGATACGCAAGCAGCCTGCCGATCGCATGTTCCCTTTTTTGGTCAGCTGGGAAACATTTGATTTTAATTAAGGAAGGAGTCGATTCTACATAGATTCGGACTAGCATTCCCTTTTTGAATGTCTCATTGGCGGATACTTTTGTGTCTTTTTTGAGAGAGTATACCTTATCCTGGTAGTGGTTATTGATCTCGAACAATCTATCCTGCTTGATCAACCGGGCACTGCATTGAAGGGTCAGAAGCGCCAGGAGAAGAGCTAGGATTCGCACCATTTCATGCAAAAGATATTCAGTGACCGGAAGGGATAAACTAGTTTTTAGAAAAAAAGCGCACTAGGCCGGTTTTTTCGGACCCGGTCTTAGTATGAAATCTCTAAGACTAACTAAATTGTTTGGAGCATCCTTGGATGGGATAGATCCCTTTCCTGTTTCAGTAGAAATCAATATCAAAAGAGGAATTCCCAGGTTCACAATCACTGGACTCGCAACTGCAGCCATCAAGGAATCGGGAGACAGAATCCGGATCGCGATCGAGAACAGTGGATTCGATTATTCTCTTTGTAATATACTTGTTCATCTCGCACCTGCTGGCAGAAGAAAGGAAGGAACTTATCTAGATCTTCCGATTGCGACCGGGATCTTAGCCCTGACCGGACAATTGCCGGAGCCTGAAATATTAGAAACCTTTCTAATACTCGGAGAGTTAGGCTTGGACGGCTCCATCCTTCCTTTGAAAGGGATCTTGCCTATCTTACTCGCCTCCTCTCGCTCTCATTTTGCAGGCGCAATCGTTCCTTGGGGAAACAAAGAAGAAGCATCCGTTCAGGACAAGATTCCGGTGTATGCGATCTCTCATCTGAAAGATTTGCAGGTTTTGTTGAAGGGAGGAATTTCAAAAGAACCAAAAAGGAACGTGAAGACGAGCACTGAAAATTATCCGGAACGGATCGATCTATACAAGAGTCAACTGCCTGCTTTGAGAGCATTGCAGATAGCAAGTGCCGGATTTCATCATTGTTTACTTTCCGGTTCTCCCGGCACTGGAAAGACTATGCTTTCCAAGCTCGCCTATTCCCTCCTCCCAAATCCTGACGAAAGCGAAGCAATCCAGCTATTGGCTCTGCGGTCTTTTGAAGAAAGAAATCAAGATAGAAGTGTAAGAAGGCCATTTCGGAATCCACATCATACCGCTACGGACATCTCTCTCGTAGGAGGTTCCATTCATTTGAGAATGGGAGAAGTTTCCCTTGCAAGTCATGGGATTCTTTTCTTAGACGAGCTCTCCGAATTCTCCTCACGAAATTTACAAGCTTTAAGAGAACCGATGGAAGAAGGAAAAATAACCATTGCTAGGATTTCGGGTTCAGTTACCTACCCCGCTTCTTTCTTATTCTTAGGAGCAACGAATCTATGTCCTTGCGGATATTATGGATCGTCTGTTCGGATCTGCACATGCTCATTTACTTCCATCAGAAACTACCAAGCTACTTTTAGCGGACCCTTTTTAGATCGGATCGAAATTTTTTATCATCTAAGTCTGCCCGGAAATCGAGGAGAGAAAATGATCTCCGTAAATCTGAAGAAAATCAGGGAGTCGATCGGGATCGCTGCATTTTTGCAAAGACAAAGATTATTCAAACAAACCGGAAAACTGTATAATGGAAGGATCCGAGGAGAAGAAGTAGAAGCATTCATTCCATTGAACGAAACATGTAATGATTTCTTAATGGAGATTTCCGTTAAGGAGAAGTTTAGTATTCGTAAACTTTCTCATGCGAGGAAGGTAGCGAGAACGATTGCTGATCTGGAAGGTTCTGAAGGGATTGAACTGAAGCATTTGGAGGAGGCCCTTGTTTTCCTGAATTCCGGATGGTCTCCGGAAAACAGGGCCGTTTCCTAGGCTTCGTTCTTTCGACGGTTTATTTTTGTGGTAGGTTACTTAGCCAAGAAGTGGGAGAGCTCCATAGCGATCTTATCGATGGCGAAATCAATATAGTTTTCGTCCTCGATCTTTCTCTTGTAGTCCTCGAACTTCCGTTTTTTGATCGGAACTCCTCGTTTTCTCAGAATCACTGGGTCCGGACCGAATGGATCGGTCCCGGCCAAGTTGCCGAGAATTTGGATGCTTTTCATAGTTACTTCCTTGTAACGATTTAAGGTCCTCATCCTTGAGAACCCGCAGACAATTCGAAAATCGACTCCTTTTTCGATTCGCTTAACGAAGGTTTTAGAATAGATTTAGATAAAAAGTTAGTTCCCTTTTTTCGTTAATAAATGCCAGGCAGAAGGAGACAAAATAGTTTCTAAAAGAAACGTCCTTCTCCAAATAATGCTTAGCTGCGGTCCTCATCTTACGGATCTTTTGTGGAGTGAAGATTTCGAGAGGATCAAACTCCTCTCTTTGTGTCCAATGCTTCACTTCAATAAAATGTAGGACGTTTTCGCGAAGAGTGATTATGTCGATCTCCGCTGTTCGGGTTCGGAAATTTCTCGCCAATATTTGGTGACCGTTTTTGGTCAGATAGTCTTTTGCGAGTTCTTCGCCTAAGTTTCCTTTTTCTCGATTATGGTTTTGAGATACTTTCATATCCTAAACCGGTTGAGAAGACGAGAGAGTGCTCGAAAATTTTTAAGGAAACTTAATGGTTTGTAGTAGCATCGATCAGATCGAGAGCCTTTACGATAAACAAATGGTTCTCTTTTACAAGATCTACCAAGACCAAATTTCGTACAAAAGTACCGTATTCATCTTTGATAATACGAATAGAAGGTCTAAGCGGTTTGTCTGAATTCGCTGCAAGAACGATCCCTACTCTTTTGTCGGAAAGTTCAACACAGGATCCAACCGGATAGAGAGAAACCTGATTTAAGAATGTTCTAACGATCTTGAGATCGAATTTGCCTACATCCATACTGATCATGGATTTGATCGCTTCGTGAGGAAGAATCCTTTGTCTATGAGGACGATTCGTAATTAAGGCAGAGAAATTATCGGCAATCGCATAAATCCTAGCATTTTCTTCGATCGCAATGCCAGTTAACTTTTGAGGATAGCCTTTTCCATCGAATCTTTCATGGTGCTGCAATGCTACCACAGCGAGACTGTTCTTTACCTTGATTCTTTGGGTCAGGATCTGATAACCAATAATTGTATGCTTCAGGATCGATTTGTATTCCTCATCCGTAAGCTGATCGGATTTTTCGGAGATCGTAGCAGGAACTTTTGTCATCCCCACGTCTGCAACAAGGCAAGAGATTGCAAGATCTACCATCTTGGGCCGAGAGAAATCCAAAAGTTTTCCTATAATCAGAGCGTATAAGGTAGAGTTCGTGATCTGGTTATACAAATAATATCCGGGATTATTCATTCCCAGAATAAGATAAGAAAGATTATTATGAGCCCGGACGAAATCTGCGAGAGCCTCTCCTTGTTCTCTGACTGGCCCGAAATCAAATGTTTTGTCCTCGGCAGCCTTTCTATAAACATCCTGGACTTGGTTGAATGTATTCTTGTATAAATTCGTGAATTGAACTTTAATACGATTTAGATTATCATAAATTCCTTTTAAAGGAAGAAGGTCCTCATCTACAATCGTGCTGATAATAAAGTCTTCTAGCTGGGTCTCTAAATGCTCGGGAGGAACATCTATCACTAGAATATCTCCGTGAGTCAAAACCTCAGTGATCCCGAAACGTTTCAATCTCTCTAGATCCGAATCGGTGATCGGTGTATTGGAGGTGATAAATAGATTTTCCTTATCCAAATACACTGGTTTCGTAAATCTCATCCCAGGTTTCAGTTCGGATACACTTAGTTTTTTCATTTTTCTGGGATTCCCTTATTCGCTTGTACTTTTTTGAGTAAGCACGAATGCGAAAACACTCGCTACTGCCCTATATAAATTCTCAGGAATTTCCTTACCCACCGGGATAGGAGTCAACGCTTCGGCCAAAGGAGCATCTTCCACGACAGGGATACCATGTTTCGTCGCAAGAATGCGGATCTTTTCTGCCAAGGTTCCTTCTCCACTTGCTAAAACCATAGGACCTTGATTTTCTTTCGGTGTAAATTTAAGAGCGATCCCTAATTTCACGCGGTCCATTCCCTCCTCTGTAAAGAGGGTTTATATTGTATCCTGAGTTCTTGGAATTTAACTCCCGATTCCTCTAAGAACTGCTTAAATTTTTTCCTATTCTGACCTATATGCAAGTACATTTTAGAACTAGTATAAACTGCAGTCAGGATCAGGTCGGAGGCATCTTCCTTCTTCCAGAAGAATCTGTACAAGCTTGGACCGTCTTCTTTGGTCTCCAGGAAAAGCACGAAGATCTTGTTCTGCTCTTCCATGTCCAGATATCCTTCTGCATTTCCTCCTTCCCATTCCCACTCAAAATAGGGAGTCTCTGCCTTCCATTCCAGAAATGGAAAATAGCTTTTGAGAAAAGAAATGGCATTCTCTTGAGAGATCTGTCCTTCTTCCTTATGCAGGATCCTTTCCAAAATGCCGGTTAGTCCCTTTTCTAGGGGAGAAGGAGTTTCAGAAGATCCTGTGTCTTCGGAAAGTTTTCGCTCTAAGATGCGCCATTCAAAGGACTTTCCCAAAGAAGTTCGAGACAAAAGTAATTCTTCCCCAGTAAGAAGAGTAGTTTTTGCATTCGCCTCAATGGTTTCTCCCTGCCAAAATAGTTTGGCCCTCCCTTCTTTTGTGCCTTCCTTGACCCAAACCCTAAAGAAGGGAGCTTCCTTGGATTCTCCATCGAATAGTTCAGGATTTTTTAATCTGGCTTGTGAGTTAAGAACGAGAGAAATCTCGTGAGATTCTGAAACCCGATCGGTTTTGGGAATCGGTATCTGGTTCTTATCAATCGGATTAGGAGGAGGAATTGGAAACATGGAATTTTTTGGTGAAGGATCTTCTATGGATTCTAGTCATGCCTAGATTTCGAATTGCATCTTCATGAGCAGCGCTTCCGTATCCTTTGTGAGACTCGAATCCATAGCCTGGAAATTTCGATGCTATCGTTTTCATGAATCG from Leptospira semungkisensis encodes the following:
- a CDS encoding YraN family protein — protein: MKVSQNHNREKGNLGEELAKDYLTKNGHQILARNFRTRTAEIDIITLRENVLHFIEVKHWTQREEFDPLEIFTPQKIRKMRTAAKHYLEKDVSFRNYFVSFCLAFINEKRELTFYLNLF
- a CDS encoding YifB family Mg chelatase-like AAA ATPase; this translates as MKSLRLTKLFGASLDGIDPFPVSVEINIKRGIPRFTITGLATAAIKESGDRIRIAIENSGFDYSLCNILVHLAPAGRRKEGTYLDLPIATGILALTGQLPEPEILETFLILGELGLDGSILPLKGILPILLASSRSHFAGAIVPWGNKEEASVQDKIPVYAISHLKDLQVLLKGGISKEPKRNVKTSTENYPERIDLYKSQLPALRALQIASAGFHHCLLSGSPGTGKTMLSKLAYSLLPNPDESEAIQLLALRSFEERNQDRSVRRPFRNPHHTATDISLVGGSIHLRMGEVSLASHGILFLDELSEFSSRNLQALREPMEEGKITIARISGSVTYPASFLFLGATNLCPCGYYGSSVRICTCSFTSIRNYQATFSGPFLDRIEIFYHLSLPGNRGEKMISVNLKKIRESIGIAAFLQRQRLFKQTGKLYNGRIRGEEVEAFIPLNETCNDFLMEISVKEKFSIRKLSHARKVARTIADLEGSEGIELKHLEEALVFLNSGWSPENRAVS
- a CDS encoding type II secretion system-associated lipoprotein; translation: MVRILALLLALLTLQCSARLIKQDRLFEINNHYQDKVYSLKKDTKVSANETFKKGMLVRIYVESTPSLIKIKCFPADQKREHAIGRLLAYQVNEDFEKKAINIEDLDKIVANELTEYKKKK
- a CDS encoding EscU/YscU/HrcU family type III secretion system export apparatus switch protein, producing MDRVKLGIALKFTPKENQGPMVLASGEGTLAEKIRILATKHGIPVVEDAPLAEALTPIPVGKEIPENLYRAVASVFAFVLTQKSTSE
- a CDS encoding HD-GYP domain-containing protein, which codes for MKKLSVSELKPGMRFTKPVYLDKENLFITSNTPITDSDLERLKRFGITEVLTHGDILVIDVPPEHLETQLEDFIISTIVDEDLLPLKGIYDNLNRIKVQFTNLYKNTFNQVQDVYRKAAEDKTFDFGPVREQGEALADFVRAHNNLSYLILGMNNPGYYLYNQITNSTLYALIIGKLLDFSRPKMVDLAISCLVADVGMTKVPATISEKSDQLTDEEYKSILKHTIIGYQILTQRIKVKNSLAVVALQHHERFDGKGYPQKLTGIAIEENARIYAIADNFSALITNRPHRQRILPHEAIKSMISMDVGKFDLKIVRTFLNQVSLYPVGSCVELSDKRVGIVLAANSDKPLRPSIRIIKDEYGTFVRNLVLVDLVKENHLFIVKALDLIDATTNH
- a CDS encoding M23 family metallopeptidase; amino-acid sequence: MSSRNTKRKNKRPIFPGSRRQPDATDIKYVKRTILCLPIISAMVASALSAEPLKNYDTAISDYANRDSSFFTDKEERKIKQLFSQSPEEWENTDKYSSLSYNKDKSNLELPSFISINPIISSKIINQSGIIFKSYVVKPKDTLFRIAKALRTTAAKITEANGLKKGSVLKVGQNLSIPVKVGNASRQKVEYRRVFLTPVLNSRITSRFGKRKDPFHTGGGGYHTGIDLAGPQGAPILASAEGTVSFAGVNGGYGNSVIIDHGNGYRTMYAHCAKITVEEGTKVKPGTVIGAVGRTGSATGSHLHFEVFYNGKRINPEAALRKTLKIVTNLDTGKVAKI